In Candidatus Bathyarchaeota archaeon A05DMB-5, a single genomic region encodes these proteins:
- a CDS encoding transcriptional regulator, with protein sequence MRRSKLEMYIDILKVLAHRGPLKLTHIMYKANVNCSVLKQYLDFLIKQQLVEERTIGKRRVVYAITQRGITVLKYFRELKQVLPIVEELRNRAPVPY encoded by the coding sequence ATGAGACGATCCAAACTTGAAATGTATATTGACATCCTTAAGGTGCTTGCCCACCGTGGTCCATTAAAGCTAACCCACATCATGTATAAAGCTAATGTTAACTGCAGCGTACTGAAACAATATTTAGACTTTTTAATAAAACAACAACTTGTTGAAGAACGCACAATCGGAAAACGCAGAGTTGTCTACGCCATAACACAAAGAGGCATTACAGTCCTCAAGTACTTCCGCGAACTCAAACAAGTCTTACCAATCGTTGAAGAATTAAGAAACAGAGCACCTGTACCATACTAA
- a CDS encoding AAA family ATPase — translation MGKIIAVHSYKGGTGKTLLSVNLAATFVKLEKKVCLLDLDFRAPSLVTLLKIEKTEHWLNDYLNGTCEIDKVLVDLSDKIHNGGKLFVGFANPATEAIRDMTAKDRKWEMRALGRLLSLRTSLLNDKGFDYLIFDTSPGLQYSSINAIVGADIVLVATTFDRSDVDGTRRMLRELYDLFEKKTEIVLNKVLQDVTSKSGKETMQAKVKDLYMVPLLGVIPCFCDILRGEGNIIFAQEKPEHPFTKILGEIAGKIDKMP, via the coding sequence TTGGGAAAAATAATTGCGGTTCATTCTTATAAGGGCGGAACAGGAAAAACTCTTCTTTCAGTTAATTTAGCCGCAACATTCGTTAAGCTTGAAAAGAAAGTTTGCCTACTTGATCTTGACTTCCGAGCCCCAAGCCTTGTCACGCTCTTGAAGATTGAGAAGACTGAACATTGGTTAAATGATTATTTGAATGGAACATGCGAAATCGACAAGGTCTTAGTAGACTTAAGCGACAAAATCCACAATGGCGGAAAGCTTTTTGTGGGATTTGCTAATCCAGCAACAGAAGCAATCAGAGACATGACCGCGAAAGACAGAAAATGGGAAATGCGCGCTCTAGGAAGACTCTTATCTCTCAGAACTTCTCTTTTAAATGACAAAGGCTTTGACTATCTAATTTTTGACACGAGCCCTGGCTTGCAGTACTCTTCTATAAACGCTATTGTAGGCGCTGATATTGTGCTTGTGGCAACAACGTTTGATAGGTCTGATGTTGATGGCACTCGACGTATGTTACGGGAGCTTTACGACTTGTTCGAGAAGAAGACGGAAATTGTGCTGAACAAAGTTTTGCAGGATGTTACTTCAAAGTCTGGAAAAGAAACGATGCAAGCCAAAGTTAAAGATTTGTATATGGTTCCTTTGTTAGGAGTTATTCCTTGTTTCTGTGATATTTTAAGGGGAGAAGGAAACATCATTTTTGCTCAAGAGAAACCGGAGCATCCATTCACTAAAATCTTGGGAGAAATAGCAGGTAAAATAGATAAAATGCCTTAA
- a CDS encoding molybdenum cofactor guanylyltransferase: MNRSAIILAGGFSSRLGQDKGLLQLANKPLVNHVLDAVSSIVDEQIVVVSSNSQADNYRKMLDSSAKVVVDDGKLRGPLVGAKTGFKMASGDFSLLLPCDVPFLSKDVLSLLFELCINRAAVIPRWPNGYIEPLHAVYQTRMALEVAESALRMGEVNMRSMVDKLKGVRFVSTLVLQQLDPELRTFFNVNTLLDLKKAENILKVRKSRV, encoded by the coding sequence TTGAATAGGTCAGCAATTATTCTCGCAGGCGGATTTTCAAGCAGACTCGGACAAGATAAGGGATTGCTGCAGTTAGCAAACAAACCTCTTGTAAATCATGTTTTGGATGCTGTTTCTTCCATTGTTGATGAGCAGATAGTTGTTGTTAGTTCTAACTCGCAAGCTGATAACTATAGGAAAATGCTAGATTCGAGTGCGAAGGTTGTCGTTGACGATGGAAAGTTGCGTGGTCCGCTTGTGGGTGCAAAAACAGGTTTTAAAATGGCGTCTGGAGATTTTTCTCTTCTTCTTCCATGTGACGTGCCTTTTCTTTCAAAAGATGTTCTTTCTCTTCTTTTTGAATTATGCATAAATAGAGCGGCTGTGATTCCAAGATGGCCGAATGGTTACATAGAGCCTTTGCATGCGGTTTATCAGACGAGGATGGCTTTGGAAGTTGCTGAAAGTGCGTTGAGAATGGGTGAAGTGAATATGCGGTCTATGGTGGATAAGTTGAAGGGTGTGCGTTTTGTTTCTACGCTTGTATTGCAGCAACTAGACCCAGAACTTAGAACATTCTTTAACGTTAACACTCTGCTTGACCTTAAGAAAGCTGAAAACATTCTTAAAGTGCGAAAGAGCAGAGTTTAA
- a CDS encoding aspartate aminotransferase family protein: MFEDYTSKTPTSKKLHERARKVLPAGVSYGIRFFEPYPFYTAKAKGSKLYDVDGNEYIDFWLGHTALILGHSPPAITNAVKKQLENGTHYGTSHELEIALAEQIAKMVPNAQMTRFTNSGTEANMYATRLARAYTGKKKIAKFEGGWHGGYDALHVGVKHPFDIPESAGLTEGALEDTICLPFNNLEGVKKKLKNTEVAAIIIEPILGAGGGIPAEKEFLKGLREFCDEKGTLLIFDEVITGFRLAPGGAQQFYGVKADLTVFGKILGGGFPVGAFCGPREIMERIDSRIYERPHFSFHGGTFTANPITMTAGLATLKILEDGQLIDKLNKLGNKIREQLREIFEAHGIDVQVVGASSLFNIQFTRETVKDATAVFKADRKKLIDYDLKLIANGIFFLPTHTGALSTAHSKADIEKLFAETEKYAKQNKAA; the protein is encoded by the coding sequence ATGTTTGAAGATTACACATCAAAAACTCCCACCTCAAAAAAGTTACATGAACGCGCCAGAAAAGTTCTTCCCGCTGGAGTTTCATACGGAATAAGATTCTTCGAACCATACCCATTTTACACCGCAAAAGCAAAAGGAAGCAAACTCTACGACGTAGACGGAAACGAATACATCGACTTCTGGCTCGGACACACCGCACTCATACTTGGACACAGCCCACCCGCAATCACAAACGCAGTGAAAAAACAACTAGAAAACGGAACCCACTACGGAACATCCCACGAACTAGAAATCGCACTCGCAGAACAAATCGCAAAAATGGTTCCCAATGCCCAAATGACCCGCTTCACAAACTCCGGAACAGAAGCAAACATGTACGCCACACGACTGGCACGAGCATACACGGGCAAAAAGAAAATCGCAAAATTCGAAGGAGGATGGCACGGAGGCTACGACGCACTTCACGTAGGCGTAAAACACCCATTTGACATCCCAGAATCTGCAGGATTAACAGAAGGCGCATTAGAAGACACCATTTGCTTACCCTTTAACAACTTAGAAGGAGTAAAGAAAAAACTGAAAAACACAGAAGTCGCAGCCATAATCATCGAACCAATATTAGGCGCAGGTGGAGGAATTCCAGCGGAAAAAGAGTTTTTGAAAGGATTAAGAGAATTCTGCGACGAAAAAGGTACACTGTTAATTTTTGACGAAGTAATCACAGGATTCCGCTTGGCTCCTGGTGGTGCTCAACAATTTTACGGCGTAAAAGCAGACTTGACAGTTTTCGGGAAGATTCTTGGAGGAGGTTTTCCAGTCGGCGCCTTCTGTGGACCACGCGAAATCATGGAAAGAATAGATTCGCGCATTTATGAACGCCCACATTTCTCATTTCACGGCGGAACATTCACGGCAAATCCGATAACCATGACTGCTGGTTTAGCCACATTAAAAATCTTGGAAGATGGCCAATTAATAGACAAGCTGAACAAGTTGGGAAACAAAATACGAGAACAATTAAGAGAAATCTTTGAAGCGCATGGTATTGACGTGCAAGTTGTCGGCGCAAGCTCACTCTTTAACATTCAGTTCACACGAGAAACCGTCAAAGACGCCACCGCAGTTTTCAAAGCAGACAGAAAAAAACTTATCGATTATGATTTAAAATTGATAGCTAATGGCATTTTCTTCCTACCAACGCACACAGGAGCCCTTAGCACGGCACACTCAAAAGCTGACATAGAAAAACTCTTCGCAGAAACGGAAAAATACGCAAAACAAAACAAAGCCGCCTAA
- a CDS encoding HAD-IA family hydrolase, whose translation MTKIKAVLFDLHWTLAYVRKEDEVTSEELSDYLFSRGYEVSPQQLRAAWMFVAFVDYPKHGYKSWRSYFRRILWRLKVKVDHETLETIVKRLENRPYLLQWDAAEAVKKAKKQRFKTAIVTTIAYFQFKKAIEPIKEYFDCIMTGYEAECDKTNPKMYKKVLEILNVKPEETVMIGDDVQVDILLPKRLGIRAILLDRDKKKPECPQADAIVNNLNEAIENIIRKFTTNKKPEGHKNV comes from the coding sequence TTGACCAAGATAAAAGCAGTTTTATTTGATTTGCATTGGACGCTGGCTTATGTTAGAAAAGAGGATGAAGTAACCAGCGAAGAGCTTTCAGATTACCTTTTCAGTCGAGGCTACGAAGTTTCTCCGCAACAGCTAAGAGCAGCGTGGATGTTTGTTGCTTTTGTAGACTACCCGAAACATGGCTACAAGAGCTGGCGTTCCTATTTCAGAAGGATTCTGTGGAGATTGAAAGTTAAAGTTGACCATGAAACACTAGAGACCATCGTTAAACGCCTTGAAAACAGACCATACCTATTACAGTGGGACGCTGCCGAAGCTGTGAAAAAAGCGAAGAAGCAAAGGTTCAAAACAGCCATAGTCACAACAATCGCTTACTTCCAATTTAAAAAGGCAATAGAGCCAATCAAAGAATATTTTGACTGTATAATGACTGGCTACGAAGCCGAATGCGACAAGACCAACCCAAAAATGTACAAAAAAGTCCTAGAAATTTTGAACGTAAAACCCGAAGAAACCGTCATGATAGGCGATGACGTGCAAGTAGATATACTTCTCCCTAAACGACTAGGCATTCGCGCCATACTCTTAGACAGAGATAAAAAGAAACCAGAATGTCCACAAGCGGATGCCATTGTAAACAACTTAAATGAAGCCATAGAAAATATAATAAGAAAATTCACTACGAACAAAAAACCAGAAGGGCATAAAAATGTTTGA
- a CDS encoding low molecular weight phosphatase family protein: MSVHVLFVCSGNAHRSPLAEALLRKFKPDWKVDSAGVHVAIPIAEEVREYLMKEGAEQYLKSKPESVGNKRLMEYDVIVAMENRHKDYVLRLCPECKDKITVWNIKDPYFMNKENAWKIYEQIKEKVTQLAKTQ; encoded by the coding sequence TTGAGCGTGCATGTGTTGTTTGTGTGTTCTGGTAACGCGCATAGAAGCCCCTTAGCTGAGGCTTTGTTACGAAAGTTTAAGCCTGATTGGAAGGTGGATTCTGCTGGTGTGCATGTGGCTATTCCTATTGCAGAAGAGGTTAGAGAATATTTAATGAAGGAAGGTGCAGAGCAGTATTTGAAGAGCAAGCCAGAAAGCGTAGGCAATAAACGGCTAATGGAGTATGACGTTATCGTGGCAATGGAAAATCGGCATAAAGATTACGTGTTGCGCCTATGCCCAGAATGCAAAGACAAAATAACAGTGTGGAACATCAAAGACCCATACTTCATGAACAAAGAAAACGCATGGAAAATCTACGAACAAATCAAAGAAAAAGTAACACAACTAGCCAAAACACAATAA
- a CDS encoding Lrp/AsnC ligand binding domain-containing protein encodes MTVEAYILFKVASGREREACQQIAKIKEVTTASVVYGEYDLIARVTVPELHALEDFLAEKIRKVPSITLTSTMVIAQECKGQKQTKK; translated from the coding sequence ATGACAGTAGAAGCCTACATCCTATTCAAAGTCGCCTCAGGCAGAGAAAGAGAAGCCTGCCAACAAATCGCAAAAATAAAAGAAGTCACAACAGCAAGCGTAGTCTACGGCGAATACGACTTAATAGCAAGAGTCACCGTTCCAGAACTCCACGCACTAGAAGACTTCCTAGCCGAAAAAATAAGGAAAGTACCAAGCATCACCCTAACATCCACAATGGTCATAGCCCAAGAATGCAAAGGACAAAAACAAACCAAAAAATAA
- a CDS encoding ATP-binding protein, with the protein MKLYKKEGNILQILSFPNETAEKGDYLLVEDADAGKALIAQVIDMQFASIPGVLEELLRSLPDGGELVQGEDFDPLEIAPHITYIQDASLLICKIRATIEGETLTPSSSWLPSRSQSTIKKLPIPTLLKLTKVDGKLPIIMGSTKDASPLTIDASSLDGRLNIITGKKETGKSHLSKLLMLNLIGYGATIVVFDLNGEYHSLGMTSDGKRNTYYDKIHVLTPAQNFKVALKQLNLQVLLGILIHALHLPGTSAREFRRIWQSLKERDMLNLHELGEAIRNWHCNQHVRDALFSRYHALVNSGFFTDETGGTMLLEECLFKAKEHGGAIIINLRNTSTIDRQIVVEYVLGKLVELLTSWKLKAAFLFAEEAHLYLRETYWDDIVTRMRHFGIFTTFITNQPDTIRENIYRQADNIFLFNFTNEHDLEVVSRAARVDAETVKSIARDLPPHYCLTLGKVVKDFPMVVKVKTLDVKTMGETRLFFKNAD; encoded by the coding sequence ATGAAACTCTACAAAAAAGAAGGCAACATTCTCCAAATCCTAAGCTTCCCAAACGAAACCGCCGAAAAAGGCGATTACTTGCTTGTCGAAGACGCAGACGCCGGAAAAGCCCTAATTGCGCAAGTAATCGACATGCAATTCGCAAGTATCCCAGGCGTTTTAGAAGAACTATTGCGTAGCCTGCCTGACGGCGGAGAACTCGTCCAAGGCGAAGATTTCGACCCGCTGGAAATCGCGCCACACATCACCTACATTCAAGACGCAAGCTTACTCATCTGCAAAATCCGCGCAACAATAGAAGGCGAAACCCTAACACCAAGTAGCAGCTGGCTTCCGTCACGTTCACAGTCAACAATAAAAAAGCTCCCAATTCCAACACTGCTTAAACTGACGAAAGTTGACGGAAAACTCCCAATAATCATGGGGAGCACAAAAGATGCTTCGCCATTAACAATTGACGCTTCATCACTAGACGGAAGACTAAACATCATAACAGGCAAAAAAGAAACAGGCAAATCACACCTAAGCAAACTTTTAATGCTAAACCTAATTGGCTACGGAGCCACAATTGTCGTTTTCGACCTAAACGGCGAATACCACAGCCTAGGCATGACATCAGACGGAAAAAGAAACACTTACTACGACAAAATTCATGTTTTAACGCCTGCACAAAACTTCAAAGTAGCCCTAAAACAGCTAAACCTTCAAGTCTTACTAGGCATACTCATCCACGCACTTCATCTGCCCGGCACATCAGCTCGCGAGTTCCGACGCATATGGCAATCACTCAAAGAACGCGACATGCTCAATTTGCATGAGCTCGGCGAAGCCATACGCAACTGGCACTGCAACCAACATGTTCGCGATGCTCTTTTCTCACGTTACCACGCGCTGGTTAACTCGGGCTTCTTCACAGACGAAACAGGCGGAACCATGCTACTGGAGGAATGCCTATTCAAAGCCAAAGAACACGGCGGAGCCATCATAATAAATCTTCGCAATACATCAACAATCGACCGCCAAATAGTCGTCGAATACGTCCTAGGAAAACTCGTAGAACTGCTCACAAGTTGGAAACTTAAAGCGGCTTTTCTATTTGCTGAAGAAGCACATCTTTACCTTCGTGAAACCTACTGGGACGACATCGTCACACGCATGCGCCACTTCGGAATATTCACAACCTTCATAACAAACCAGCCGGACACAATCCGCGAAAACATTTACCGCCAAGCAGACAACATATTCCTCTTCAACTTTACAAACGAACACGACTTAGAAGTGGTTTCACGAGCAGCCCGCGTAGACGCAGAAACAGTCAAATCCATCGCCAGAGACTTGCCGCCACACTATTGCCTAACGCTTGGAAAAGTTGTAAAAGATTTCCCAATGGTCGTAAAAGTTAAGACTTTAGACGTGAAAACAATGGGAGAAACACGGCTTTTCTTCAAAAACGCCGACTAA
- a CDS encoding NUDIX hydrolase, with translation MKRLYPKQPIVGVGAVIICDGKILLEKRKGEPGKGKWSIPGGLVELGESVKTTVVREVKEETGLDVEKPEHIDVVDNITKDANGEIKYHFIILDYFVKLKGGTLTVGSDAGELKWVSLNEVEEYDLTKTFRAFFQRNKQKLEKLNSCI, from the coding sequence GTGAAGAGGCTTTATCCTAAGCAACCAATCGTCGGTGTCGGCGCAGTCATAATCTGTGACGGCAAAATTCTGCTTGAGAAAAGAAAGGGTGAGCCTGGAAAGGGAAAATGGAGCATTCCTGGTGGTTTGGTGGAGCTAGGCGAGAGCGTAAAAACAACTGTTGTCAGAGAGGTTAAGGAAGAAACGGGCTTGGATGTTGAAAAGCCAGAACACATTGACGTAGTTGACAACATAACTAAAGATGCAAATGGAGAAATAAAATATCACTTTATAATACTTGATTATTTTGTGAAATTGAAAGGCGGAACACTCACTGTGGGAAGCGACGCGGGAGAATTAAAATGGGTCTCTCTAAATGAGGTAGAAGAATATGATTTGACAAAAACGTTTAGGGCGTTTTTCCAAAGAAATAAACAGAAACTGGAAAAACTTAATTCATGTATCTGA
- a CDS encoding ABC transporter permease: MKASDILSYSFSAIRLRKLRAGLTTLGVVIGIAAIVALLSITQGLQETITTQLQRGFATDTLIVSAGGGGVFGGGDSGFKLFINDTQTINELENVELSIAIIQRAGLINFAAGARNVTIVGVDFTEYASVYTTTFVPEEGGNMPSSPANDAIVVGKRVSDPWKNGTILCNANDTATIVWLNATARPPKYENYTGNVTAVLQEIGGFSIGGPSDFNVYIPISQAQSFFGTDECDVIIVKLTNDDKDTIESVSKAIKAALGDQVSVTSATAVLNTLSSVFSIIELFLAGIAAISLLVAGIGIMNIMIVSLMERTREIGILKALGMKSRTVLLIFLGESIIIGLLGAVIGVVSGWGLANIVAFALSGGGFGMRNQVSQTGNFNAMAINPVLTPMVTMLALAFGVGVSVIFALYPAWRASKLKPVEALRYE; this comes from the coding sequence ATGAAAGCAAGCGACATTCTCTCCTACTCTTTCAGCGCAATAAGATTGAGGAAACTTCGCGCGGGCTTAACGACTCTAGGCGTCGTAATAGGCATCGCCGCCATAGTCGCCTTGCTTTCAATCACTCAAGGCTTACAAGAAACCATTACTACGCAGCTTCAGAGGGGATTTGCAACAGACACGTTGATTGTTTCTGCTGGTGGAGGCGGGGTCTTCGGCGGTGGTGATTCTGGCTTTAAATTGTTCATTAACGATACACAAACAATTAATGAATTAGAAAACGTTGAATTGTCGATTGCGATAATTCAAAGAGCGGGCCTTATTAATTTTGCCGCTGGGGCTCGAAATGTTACCATAGTAGGTGTTGACTTCACTGAATATGCAAGTGTTTACACAACTACTTTCGTGCCTGAAGAAGGAGGAAACATGCCAAGTAGCCCAGCAAATGACGCTATAGTGGTTGGCAAACGCGTAAGCGACCCATGGAAAAACGGAACAATACTATGCAACGCAAATGACACAGCAACAATCGTCTGGCTCAACGCAACCGCACGCCCACCAAAATATGAAAACTACACCGGCAACGTCACAGCTGTTCTCCAAGAAATAGGAGGCTTCAGCATAGGCGGGCCGTCAGACTTCAACGTTTACATTCCAATTTCTCAAGCTCAAAGCTTCTTTGGAACAGACGAATGCGATGTGATAATTGTAAAATTGACAAACGATGATAAGGATACAATTGAAAGTGTTTCCAAAGCCATAAAGGCTGCTCTTGGCGACCAAGTCTCAGTGACATCCGCCACGGCGGTGCTTAACACTCTTTCGAGCGTCTTTTCAATCATAGAGCTTTTCTTGGCTGGAATTGCCGCAATCTCGCTTTTAGTAGCCGGTATAGGCATAATGAACATTATGATTGTTTCGTTAATGGAGCGCACACGCGAAATAGGCATTCTTAAAGCGTTGGGCATGAAAAGTCGCACGGTGCTTCTTATTTTCTTGGGCGAATCCATAATAATTGGCTTGTTAGGCGCAGTGATTGGCGTAGTATCGGGTTGGGGTTTGGCGAATATAGTTGCATTTGCTTTGAGTGGCGGCGGCTTCGGAATGAGAAATCAAGTCTCTCAAACTGGCAATTTTAACGCAATGGCAATTAACCCGGTTTTAACTCCAATGGTGACTATGCTTGCGTTAGCCTTCGGCGTAGGAGTTAGTGTAATCTTTGCGCTTTATCCTGCATGGCGAGCTTCAAAACTTAAACCCGTAGAAGCTTTAAGGTATGAGTAA
- a CDS encoding ABC transporter ATP-binding protein encodes MTTIVEAANLKKTYMLGKVPVEALRGVNLKIESGDFVAILGPSGSGKSTLLNLIGALDKPTEGRLLIEGVDVSTLNDNQLADLRRRIGFVFQFFNLIPRFTARENVELSMSIVDVGKAERRKHAEELLEIVGLKERMNHKPAELSGGQQQRVAIARALANNPRFLLLDEPTGNIDSKAASEIMGLVKRLNEEKGVTIIMVTHDQRLASQAQRTLQMFDGLIVNERMNHK; translated from the coding sequence ATGACAACAATAGTTGAAGCGGCTAACCTTAAAAAAACTTACATGCTGGGCAAAGTTCCCGTCGAAGCTCTCCGCGGTGTTAATCTAAAGATTGAAAGCGGCGACTTCGTCGCCATCCTCGGGCCCTCTGGAAGCGGCAAATCAACACTGCTAAATTTGATAGGCGCTTTAGATAAGCCGACAGAAGGACGATTGCTGATTGAAGGGGTAGATGTCTCAACGCTTAATGACAATCAATTGGCAGACCTTAGACGCCGCATAGGCTTTGTGTTCCAGTTCTTCAATTTGATTCCTCGATTCACAGCAAGAGAAAACGTGGAGTTATCAATGTCTATAGTTGATGTAGGCAAAGCTGAAAGAAGAAAACATGCGGAAGAGCTTCTTGAAATTGTGGGATTGAAGGAGCGAATGAATCATAAGCCAGCCGAGCTCAGCGGTGGCCAACAGCAGCGTGTCGCAATTGCACGCGCCTTAGCGAATAACCCCCGATTTTTGTTGTTGGACGAGCCGACTGGAAATATCGATTCTAAGGCTGCAAGCGAAATAATGGGACTAGTCAAGAGGCTTAATGAAGAGAAAGGTGTAACCATAATAATGGTCACGCACGATCAGCGTTTAGCATCGCAAGCACAGAGAACACTGCAGATGTTTGATGGTTTAATAGTTAATGAAAGGATGAATCACAAATGA
- a CDS encoding ABC transporter permease, whose product MSKQNEHHPKKLHGLWALTNRELKKWLNEPVILLMAILQPIIWMGLFGKAMNLGSMFSSSNISISDVAIPGFALIPPQAGSVTVSGTALSQMFASFGPTMMEKIFGVTDYFSYMSVGMISFIVLFTTMFSGMSIVWDRRLGFLNKVLSTPVSRAAIIFSKVLNASLRAMFQATIILVLAVIFGLQVSSTFTPLNILLLYAAIFLLCLGLSSVFLALALRSTKWETQMAIVNLINLPLMFASNTFFPISQMPDWIQAIARVNPISYLTDAIRQLTVYKLNAASLMFDFAFLGIFAILFSIIGILLSWKYLTK is encoded by the coding sequence ATGAGCAAACAGAATGAGCATCATCCGAAGAAGCTTCATGGACTCTGGGCATTGACTAATCGAGAACTTAAAAAATGGCTAAACGAGCCCGTAATACTTCTAATGGCAATACTTCAACCGATAATATGGATGGGCTTGTTCGGAAAAGCAATGAACTTAGGCAGCATGTTCTCAAGCAGCAACATAAGCATATCCGATGTTGCTATTCCTGGCTTTGCTCTTATTCCTCCTCAAGCAGGAAGTGTAACTGTCTCTGGCACGGCACTTTCACAGATGTTTGCCAGCTTCGGTCCGACCATGATGGAGAAAATCTTTGGTGTCACGGATTACTTTAGCTACATGTCAGTGGGCATGATATCTTTCATCGTGTTGTTCACCACAATGTTCAGCGGTATGTCCATAGTTTGGGACAGACGCTTGGGGTTCTTGAACAAAGTGCTCAGCACGCCCGTATCAAGAGCAGCAATCATATTTTCAAAGGTTCTTAATGCGTCTTTAAGAGCTATGTTCCAAGCCACAATAATCCTAGTACTCGCAGTAATCTTTGGTTTGCAAGTCAGTTCAACATTTACGCCATTAAACATACTCTTATTATACGCTGCAATATTCCTTCTTTGTCTAGGGTTATCCTCCGTATTTCTGGCACTTGCTTTACGGTCTACTAAATGGGAAACGCAGATGGCAATTGTGAACCTTATTAACTTGCCATTGATGTTTGCGAGCAACACGTTCTTTCCAATATCTCAGATGCCAGACTGGATACAGGCAATAGCACGTGTGAATCCAATAAGCTACTTGACAGACGCTATTAGGCAACTGACAGTGTACAAATTAAACGCGGCATCGTTGATGTTTGACTTTGCTTTTCTCGGCATCTTCGCAATCCTGTTTTCCATAATTGGCATACTGCTCTCATGGAAGTATCTCACAAAGTAA
- a CDS encoding ATP-binding cassette domain-containing protein has product MSENVIETVGLTKVFNKSLTAVDHVSFSVKQGEIFGFLGPNGAGKTTTINMLITILKPTEGKASVLSFDIVKQNNEVRNVIGVVPQEYTADEDLTGLENILLCAYLYGIPRDIAKERAMELLKLVELTEFKDKKVQTYSGGMRRRLELACGLINRPKVLFLDEPTLGLDVQTRAATWDYIRKLKKEYGMTLFMTTHYLEEADALCDRIAIIDHGKIVVIGTPEELKHSLGGDIITLSIKENTDVSELIRSVEHVKEVKNEDGSYRIKVEYGEITAPFIIEALRSKGYTVTKLSMTEPTLNEVYLEYTGRSMRDTEESRETFRAHRMTMRRARA; this is encoded by the coding sequence ATGAGTGAAAATGTAATCGAGACTGTAGGCTTGACGAAAGTTTTCAATAAGAGTTTAACAGCAGTTGACCACGTAAGCTTCAGTGTGAAGCAAGGCGAAATTTTCGGTTTTTTGGGCCCTAATGGTGCTGGAAAAACAACGACGATTAACATGTTGATAACAATTTTGAAGCCTACCGAAGGCAAAGCGTCAGTGCTAAGTTTTGATATCGTAAAACAGAACAATGAGGTTAGGAACGTGATTGGCGTTGTGCCGCAAGAATACACTGCTGACGAAGACTTGACTGGTTTAGAAAACATTCTCTTGTGCGCTTACCTTTATGGAATTCCACGAGACATCGCGAAAGAACGAGCTATGGAACTGCTTAAGCTTGTGGAGTTAACCGAGTTTAAAGACAAGAAGGTTCAAACCTATTCTGGTGGCATGCGTCGCAGGCTCGAGCTTGCATGCGGATTAATCAATAGGCCAAAAGTGCTTTTTTTGGATGAGCCTACATTAGGGTTGGATGTTCAAACTAGAGCTGCAACTTGGGACTACATTCGAAAGCTGAAGAAGGAATATGGGATGACGCTTTTTATGACTACCCATTATCTTGAAGAGGCTGACGCTCTCTGCGACCGCATTGCAATAATTGACCATGGAAAAATAGTTGTGATTGGCACGCCAGAAGAGCTTAAGCATAGCTTAGGCGGCGACATCATAACCTTGAGTATTAAGGAGAATACGGATGTAAGCGAACTTATCCGCTCTGTGGAGCATGTGAAGGAAGTTAAGAATGAAGATGGCTCATACAGAATTAAGGTTGAATATGGCGAAATAACCGCCCCATTTATAATTGAAGCTTTGCGAAGTAAAGGATACACGGTAACGAAGCTTTCAATGACAGAACCAACATTGAACGAGGTTTACTTGGAATACACTGGCAGGTCGATGCGTGATACTGAGGAGTCTCGTGAAACTTTTAGGGCGCATAGAATGACCATGAGGAGGGCAAGAGCATGA